A stretch of Besnoitia besnoiti strain Bb-Ger1 chromosome III, whole genome shotgun sequence DNA encodes these proteins:
- a CDS encoding hypothetical protein (encoded by transcript BESB_048090), which produces MAGPLNGELKTDTLLNPQNGPASHASLPPSASSRRVLALLREECARLGSEAPSPRRIDRENCSYETVARLWAIFVEDSKTLEGQGTTLKQLANFLFQRTKRIHETGKGASGTTLGCTSEPTIDVLHELTRPLVEALMDILLQLRSRGTLSAVSSLQQLERCFAALLKADGGSGDRPHSVVRGNDDGRVPKPEGLPGGIENYQASERQGEATCQVLSSGKRAGDVILERLMLWAQERSALLRRLRAELNKETRQAEDLAAVPPAEQSESTTEVVVEPLHAAALRVSATLESPTLSALYRDLWGQTRTAGADAPLSDASITFLLLLTGLQQLENGCMLPFAESTGDDRNAVFLSVLQALSSLCTACWRQLLEDFALQRLINATSMENRRPDSGCRFSSSSRASEISDDALMAQLLGPALDPGFLVRFLQQQKQLEVLTAAAAIKVRLAALAGLHRDSGGLLDACRMVQQFLTPVRAAALDEAGVRQRKEAPHTHGAAGTQASSTERRARAAGQLSPRGGLALLRSLLLLLSSNDEGARTPDAPSHQHEIQEKGTAKVSGQTTTAGRQGRGAPLNTKTRVLAEITRHLIIFTRTHDVHVKRDALLLLKQLVEVAPPSLLLQSSLGNSAALHGTCDGVCISNGITARSSAVALASMEATSSVDALASGVSASGESPSLVDTLIEVSLSHWQHPQRSVSQVARSLWEALGRVTLPPPTGGREGRPSTARTATCGEGIEHVGMCCLPHQLSLAVLELPAMHRKAQNLALLSLLPTVGVEWLLHQRPRLVEQLLVEIGDSFYTGASAVKLLEGILRQLLSRPIPLGQTPEGVQPGEHASGSSHRNTSRVTARKAQIKTPVALRQIFYPVLTDALLGLPFGCTATLGSWQADANSGGVTCPAFAASLLPLFESPLSSVSSVRSPTGSPPATLASQRRLSPDASQRVAATVMPLLRSLDPQGLASVLQLIHWAGCRFGPASADKSTLLAGIPGAHRISQGSCRQEGLREVDTEQGLRYSETGDCGDQLPSDTDRMPWSVGEAVLLNVARQAGVAEWSVCCGNASVASNGARVPSQSGAFCLRVSGVDTDENPVVVDIPQGRLQHGLQSGDDEVRMALLKVVALSRLSSVPPALVELELLSQAVENGSSRQAAGSTKAAFADAFKRLLQRARDAYRKQLMQQTPESIRSLLTPSSPSTRLPAGQRENTCNACAAPVPKGGLDVVAEVNSFRDFLLFLQRLHRSALLQCLPCMHPDRQNAGTTLLLFLYELWGSQPPTALRKGSSCANAALAAARVVLTDEALAKLTEGGCAVAEALGFYAASVQAQLVGMLASRWPKQSDAALRILKLFPRHQLEWGLSALCLSPQKDATGKGSGCNPPALQPKTEAGSLSQQPVWSLKRAYADVLVLIHSIRESDYAAGASQLELALSTAFVAPLKRMIAARGHAVTDPIRGMGDSNAAAKRSRMRQDECVSTAPVDCLPGTTLTASFSDVRETPEELANSADILIDILDRSLVQHGEGQTSSCSVLPGSVEIGPLRIACDGEPHLQKLFRLLNVFLQASQQRLDALEGHARLSAKTPNACIHGLLVVLSKLLRELPPLGVLIRAYSEYSTGTARAGRFRGDSGAGSDSGSQVWVPWRRLVLCLVRMLMDVCSSMFCVIAEGADSVMLNAVWQQQNDQQEAQHDEKQSQKKNFNVDCRGHPLLPRRDVADIEMADGEREDEEETEETLLAVRGWVTVKAASSCLSALLDWIPLEQAVEKPIEMRVGDRTRATKELEKQLIKSSTIITVGEMNAIGRRLLHFLLSCRHLGAMNSLFDSLAGLSRKLLCSPEQAMQGLPRTWIDNLLLLLLPPALAAASSRTSSMFESEAVSTTVADPSQFSASERDDVCAASLPPPLRKSASLGLAFVAVLAGEAASADTTMRGGDRCPLLQRAMSILVPLAEGRYDSMFPVLEEAYAHRAHCLNVIRAVIRSGSLSTSIACVSLIPSKEAVTALGIRQAAGAAPSRDNRLSTDAGQSAGAHGPPSKADDNGVAAEVLDANATSNIIGNGVPLAALALAAAVRSSNSTSYFPLRNAATLLLVAAVKRMAGKDNDSLHVATFPLYSFCSGAQQRSSANPSLAEAPIDLPFLQSADVLPILLRTLETSSRSANPWAFYSEDEGQAANMPQFRDDRGQASGQDTGNYRFKEPEQLKVTRNEYDQGALVAVLLLVSRLDFASVASEGPRLAMLLASESCGAQQEDDDADEVSCHKMDTRPSAACPPAPSSPRWLLRLMVALRTHLTGPNFHTRLLAARALANYATQEARLQGPECLLHGLEAAVVSAANARANSNTSNGLLLLVLELLQRPEVCDWLEQVAYKPAVACQHLASTQDAAALLSDGVGTGFERSAETVLRSAARSGISGFVSQFSRCILYVCSVAPAPVNRLLGLQAMQTLAKHLVSIRRSGGEARRAACASGRQAQGATCVNDADNQVEGSLCRGGVEGDCCSTSSEENDDILEATKTVVACACRHLPSCFSEVARHFNLPSLSNLSLELLLSTDENPPCSTSENACSLGSRHPCALCLVGGIHLPCSPAGVTDSSSRSPTSLGPRLGLAAPLHTVAVCALMDAVMLTPGPASPGARLAAVAALLHLVHGVQLHPQVLEEAFKCCRKRLKKGRVFEPPHCATGGKASVGAAAELRLGVRLLWKTVASALCSISEAPEHIEDTGCRAPASQAYVEEAKRKGSKGASTVLTNSEHAEEHTCPFAHSKVKTGFSSVLRAEALRLVAHLAQMLIHDSQNGGGNATRAGAVGSEGGGLAAVSPPAACVAKAARGLVRTYPCSTPVRKSFMLFGAAFLTSNCRRKGSDEGQEGELEADKETTELAQAWTACLAECSCPEAEVSLRRAAVQVIGFATPSLMRFCQRGTDVCAVRDAPEHTIGYPASSRSLSLVGLPVPSPRGSPFYCCEDAVQVWKAMITLLQDGEPVVRGEAIRVCTDMCSSLANSLLAVPGENGRRIAPTAEASRVVPVLQLALCSQTPTRGVDSSVLLQILLDVATELFPPQVAADLLWAYTEASAPAIRDFCAEKLCLHLAPRSGTGAGPDQQPGQDNVGGNPDVRPLFDEEQANLYTEDILLGQAAARNLLRLLGSPSALAHCCDSGTVRGCEENSAVTFGLSRSACEAAGGKGSVLFLLRCLARRASATETAGPAEGDRTQRNGESISRRVVEQASGSSFGDADTRLRDAMFLWDKVTKVSGEVEDVCICLEEVTVERLVWGDAAVTLGTGEARRPHRAAQDQHVEDAMQTTYDAKHEATTRVLHASRTSLVGENEFGSPSLGNPHFTQHALFQPVYGALLKASILLLLLSDSSLKGISPAAQPASAHESRLRDLRNLCEWIRCLHEKLEQTVKGGSAAHWVLLSITRHLLAAVGAGQWGLPRQSAGYHAKPAGPGDEGDSDGQRRIAEDKESAQIPVSDAAEAALDEAIDPQAREATARLVNAVLFILPGGAYGGR; this is translated from the exons ATGGCAGGTCCACTGAACGGAGAGTTGAAAACCGACACATTATTGAATCCTCAAAATGGGCCGGCAAGCCACGCCAGCCTTCCCCCTTCAGCGTCGAGTCGAAGggttctcgctctcctccgcgaagAATGCGCGAGGCTCGGTAGCGAGGCACCATCTCCTCGACGGATTGATCGCGAGAACTGCAGCTACGAGACAGTCGCGCGCCTGTGGGCTATATTCGTTGAAGACAGCAAGACCCTTGAAGGCCAAGGGACTACGTTGAAGCAGCTCGCGAATTTTCTTTTTCAACGAACAAAGCGAATACACGAGACCGGAAAAGGGGCATCTGGGACTACTCTCGGCTGCACTTCTGAACCTACAATCGATGTCCTGCACGAGCTTACACGGCCTCTTGTGGAGGCTTTGATGGATAtccttcttcagctgcgcagcagggGAACCCTCAGCGCAGTTAgcagtctgcagcagctcgaacGCTGTTTTGCCGCCCTGCTGAAAGCAGACGGCGGGTCTGGCGACCGCCCTCACTCAGTTGTGCGCGGAAATGACGACGGACGGGTGCCGAAGCCCGAAGGATTGCCAGGCGGCATAGAAAATTACCAAGCCAGCGAGAGGCAAGGCGAAGCGACCTGTCAAGTTCTGTCATCAGGGAAACGTGCTGGAGACGTCATTCTCGAGCGTCTCATGCTTTGGGCTCAAGAACGAAGTGCTCTCCTCCGGAGGTTGCGAGCGGAGTTAAACAAGGAAACTCGACAGGCCGAAGACTTAGCTGCTGTTCCGCCTGCCGAGCAAAGCGAATCCACCACAGAAGTGGTAGTGGAACCTCTTCATGCGGCAGCTCTAAGAGTTAGCGCCACGCTGGAGTCTCCGACATTATCTGCCCTGTACCGCGACTTATGGGGCCAAACAAGAACGGCCGGAGCTGACGCACCACTTAGCGACGCGAGCATCAcgttcctccttctcttAACGGGCCTCCAGCAACTGGAAAACGGCTGCATGCTTCCATTCGCAGAGAGTACAGGTGACGATCGAAACGCCGTTTTTCTTTCGGTGTTGCAAGCCTTATCGTCTCTTTGCACCGCATGCTGGCGACAACTGCTGGAAGACTTCGCACTTCAGAGGTTGATCAATGCGACCTCGATGGAAAACCGACGTCCTGACTCGGGCTGTCGATTCTCCAGTTCCTCTCGCGCAAGCGAGATAAGCGATGACGCGTTGATGGCGCAGTTGCTCGGCCCTGCGTTGGATCCTGGGTTTCTGGTTCGCTTTCTTCAGCAGCAGAAACAGCTGGAGGTTTtgacagctgctgcggcgatcAAGGTTCGATTGGCCGCACTCGCGGGTCTCCACCGGGACTCGGGAGGCTTACTCGATGCATGCCGGATGGTGCAACAGTTCCTGACGCCggtgcgtgcggcggcgcttgaTGAGGCAGGCGTTCGccagagaaaagaagcgccgcacacgcacgGGGCCGCAGGCACTCAAGCTAGTTCCACCGAACGTagggcgcgggcagcgggaCAACTGTCCCCTCGAGGAGGCCTCGCCCTTTTGCGAtcccttctgcttctcctgtCGTCCAacgacgagggcgcccgGACCCCGGATGCTCCTTCTCACCAACACGAGATTCAGGAGAAGGGTACGGCCAAAGTATCCGGTCAAACCACTACAGCAGGCCGCCAAGGACGAGGTGCTCCCCTGAACACCAAAACGCGCGTCCTAGCTGAAATTACGCGACATCTCATCATTTTTACACGCACCCATGATGTTCACGTCaagcgcgacgcgctgcttctTTTGAAGCAGCTTGTCGAGGTGGCGCCTCCTTCATTGCTCTTGCAGTCGTCCCTGGGCAACAGCGCAGCACTGCATGGCACATGCGATGGGGTATGTATATCCAACGGTATCACTGCGCGGTCCTCTGCTGTCGCACTAGCGTCTATGGAGGCGACATCTTCAGTGGATGCCTTGGCGAGTGGTGTGTCGGCGTCCGGGGAGTCCCCCAGTCTCGTGGACACGCTAATTGAGGTCTCTTTGAGCCACTGGCAGCATCCCCAGCGAAGCGTCTCACAAGTGGCTCGGAGCCTGTGGGAGGCGCTCGGGCGGGTGACCCTTCCGCCTCCAACAGGTGGTCGAGAAGGGAGACCGTCTACAGCACGCACAGCCACATGTGGAGAAGGCATCGAGCACGTCGGCATGTGTTGTCTGCCGCATCAGCTCTCTCTGGCCGTCCTTGAGTTGCCTGCAATGCACCGCAAGGCACAAAACCTCGCACTTTTATCGCTTCTCCCGACGGTCGGGGTGGAGTGGCTGTTGcaccagcggccgcggctggtAGAGCAGCTCCTCGTGGAGATAGGTGACTCGTTCTACACAGGCGCTTCCGCCGTAAAGCTCCTGGAGGGCATTTTGAGGCAGCTGCTATCTCGTCCTATACCCCTGGGGCAGACGCCCGAAGGCGTGCAGCCTGGGGAGCATGCATCAGGATCGTCTCACCGCAACACATCTCGCGTCACGGCGAGGAAAGCCCAAATTAAGACGCCCGTCGCACTTCGTCAGATCTTTTACCCCGTACTCACCGACGCCCTGCTGGGCCTGCCCTTTGGGTGTACTGCTACCCTCGGGTCGTGGCAAGCAGATGCGAATAGCGGCGGCGTGACTTGCCCGGCATTTGCTGCGTCCCTGCTGCCCCTCTTCGAATCTCCGTTAAGTAGCGTATCATCTGTGCGGTCACCTACGGGCTCCCCCCCAGCCACCCTGGCCTCTCAGCGTCGTCTGTCGCCTGATGCTTCACAGAGAGTGGCAGCTACGGTCATGCCTCTGCTACGGTCGTTGGATCCGCAAGGCCTTGCCTCAGTACTGCAATTAATTCATTGGGCTGGCTGCCGATTTGGACCTGCTAGCGCTGATAAAAGCACTCTGCTGGCGGGTATTCCCGGCGCTCATCGTATTTCCCAGGGGTCGTGTCGACAGGAGGGTCTTCGTGAAGTGGACACAGAGCAGGGCCTCAGATACTCGGAAACGGGAGACTGTGGCGACCAGCTACCATCAGATACGGACCGCATGCCGTGGAGCGTGGGAGAGGCGGTTCTCTTGAATGTCGCTCGACAGGCTGGCGTAGCCGAGTGGAGTGTGTGCTGTGGTAACGCATCAGTCGCAAGCAATGGTGCGCGGGTGCCTTCCCAATCGGGCGCTTTCTGCCTGCGTGTCTCCGGAGTGGACACAGATGAAAACCCGGTAGTTGTAGACATTCCCCAAGGACGCCTGCAGCACGGTCTCCAGAGTGGGGATGACGAGGTCCGCATGGCCCTTCTGAAGGTCGTCGCTCTGTCGCGTCTGTCGTCTGTACCTCCTGCGCTTGTTGAACTCGAGCTGCTGTCTCAGGCAGTCGAGAATggcagcagccgccaagCAGCTGGCTCCACGAAGGCAGCGTTCGCGGATGCCTTCAAGCGGCTGcttcagcgcgcgcgcgacgcgtaCAGGAAGCAACTGATGCAACAGACTCCAGAGTCCATTCGCAGTTTGCTgacgccttcttctccatcCACACGACTCCCGGCAGGACAGCGGGAGAACACGTGCAACGCATGCGCTGCTCCCGTGCCTAAAGGGGGTCTAGATGTGGTGGCAGAGGTCAACAGCTTTCGCGACTTCCTCTTGTTCCTGCAGCGACTGCACCGCAGTGCGCTGCTTCAGTGTCTCCCGTGTATGCACCCAGATCGACAGAATGCGGGCACGACTCTTCTATTGTTCCTCTACGAGCTGTGGGGTTCTCAACCGCCTACAGCGCTCCGCAAAGGTAGCAGCTGTGCGAACGCTGCTCtggccgcggctcgcgtggTGCTGACTGATGAAGCACTTGCCAAGCTCACTgagggaggctgcgcggTGGCGGAGGCTCTCGGGTTCTATGCAGCCTCCGTACAGGCTCAGCTAGTCGGAATGCTTGCTAGCCGCTGGCCGAagcagagcgacgccgcactCAGGATTTTGAAGCTTTTCCCTCGCCATCAGTTGGAATGGGGACTGTCTGCCCTGTGCTTGTCGCCGCAGAAGGACGCCACCGGAAAAGGGAGTGGCTGCAACCCCCCTGCTTTGCAACCGAAGACAGAAGCCGGATCTCTCAGCCAGCAGCCAGTCTGGTCGCTTAAGCGAGCTTACGCCGATGTACTCGTGCTGATTCATAGCATTCGGGAGAGCGATTACGCAGCGGGAGCGTCGCAGCTCGAGCTTGCGCTTTCCACGGCGTTTGTGGCTCCGCTCAAGCGCATGATAGCTGCCAGAGGTCATGCAGTCACTGACCCCATCAGAGGAATGGGAGACTCGAATGCCGCAGCAAAACGCTCGCGAATGAGACAGGACGAGTGCGTCAGCACTGCTCCTGTGGACTGTCTGCCCGGGACGACACTTACTGCGTCCTTTTCTGATGTGCGAGAGACTCCAGAAGAGCTGGCAAACAGCGCGGACATTCTCATCGACATTCTTGACCGCTCGCTCGTCCAGCACGGAGAGGGCCAGACCAGCTCCTGTTCCGTCCTTCCAGGAAGCGTGGAGATCGGCCCGTTGCGCATCGCGTGTGACGGTGAACCACACCTCCAAAAACTCTTCCGGTTGCTTAACGTATTCCTCCAGGCTTCTCAGCAGAGGCTTGATGCCCTGGAAGGCCACGCTCGCCTTTCCGCCAAGACGCCTAATGCGTGCATCCACGGCCTACTTGTCGTGCTCTCGAAGCTTCTCCGGGAGCTCCCACCGCTTGGGGTCTTAATCCGAGCATATTCAGAATACTCCACGGGGACCGCGCGGGCGGGCAGGTTCCGGGGAGATTCGGGAGCTGGAAGCGATTCCGGGAGTCAGGTCTGGGTGCCATGGAGACGTTTGGTTCTTTGCCTTGTGCGGATGCTGATGGACGTGTGCAGCAGTATGTTCTGCGTAATTGCTGAGGGTGCAGACAGTGTCATGCTGAATGCCGTGTGGCAGCAGCAAAATGATCAACAGGAGGCACAGCACGATGAAAAGCAGAGCCAGAAAAAGAACTTCAACGTCGACTGCAGAGGCCAtccgctgcttccgcggcgagACGTCGCGGACATAGAGATGgcggacggagagagagaggacgaagaagagacagaagagactTTGCTTGCTGTCCGGGGCTGGGTTACAGTTAAAGCAGCTTCATCGTGTCTGTCAGCTTTGCTGGACTGGATACCACTTGAACAGGCGGTGGAGAAACCAATTGAGATGCGGGTTGGTGACAGAACACGGGCCACAAAGGAACTGGAGAAGCAACTGATCAAGAGTTCCACCATCATAACAGTGGGCGAGATGAACGCCATCGGCCGGCGGCTTCTCCACTTCTTGCTTTCGTGCAGACATCTCG GGGCTATGAACAGTCTTTTCGACAGTCTCGCAGGTTTGAGCCGGAAGTTGCTTTGTTCCCCTGAACAAGCCATGCAGGGTCTCCCCCGCACCTGGATAGATAacctgcttctgctgctccttccgccCGCCCTGGCTGCAGCATCTAGCCGGACGTCCAGCATGTTTGAGAGCGAGGCGGTTTCCACTACTGTGGCAGACCCGTCTCAATTCAGTGCGTCTGAGAGAGATGAtgtctgcgcggcttcgcttCCCCCTCCACTGAGAAAAAGCGCCAGCCTCGGGCTGGCATTCGTTGCAGTGCTTGCAG GTGAAGCTGCGAGCGCAGACACTACGatgcgaggcggagacagatgCCCACTTCTTCAGCGCGCGATGTCGATCCTCGTCCCTCTCGCGGAGGGGCGTTACGACTCGATGTTCCCTGTTCTCGAGGAAG CCTACGCACACCGCGCACACTGTCTCAATGTGATTCGAGCGGTGATTCGAAGTGGGTCCCTTTCCACTTCGATCGCGTGCGTTTCGTTGATCCCCTCCAAAGAAGCGGTGACCGCCTTAGGCATCCGACaggccgctggcgcagcgccttcacGAGACAATCGGCTGTCAACGGACGCGGGTCAAAGTGCCGGCGCGCATGGTCCCCCGTCGAAGGCAGACGACAACGGAGTTGCTGCGGAGGTTCTGGACGCAAATGCCACCAGCAATATCATAGGAAATGGCGTTCCCTTGGCAGCACTGGCATTggccgcggcggtgcgcAGCAGCAACTCGACGTCGTATTTCCCACTTCGCAACGCGGCGACGCTTCTCCTGGTCGCCGCTGTCAAGCGGATGGCAGGGAAAGACAACGAT TCTCTCCATGTTGCAACCTTCCCTCTCTACTCCTTCTGTAGTGGGGCACAGCAAAGATCCTCTGCCAATCCATCTTTGGCAGAAGCGCCGATCGACTTGCCATTTCTTCAGTCCGCAGATGTATTGCCGATTCTGCTGCGCACGCTTGAGACTAGCTCCCGCAGTGCAAATCCATGGGCCTTTTATTCCGAGGATGAGGGACAGGCGGCCAATATGCCACAGTTCCGTGATGACCGCGGGCAGGCATCGGGGCAAGACACGGGCAATTACCGATTTAAGGAGCCTGAGCAGCTGAAGGTCACCAGGAACGAATATGACCAAGGCGCGCTAGTGGCTGTGCTGCTGCTCGTATCCCGGCTTGACTTCGCATCGGTTGCGTCAGAGGGTCCGAGACTGGCCATGCTGCTTGCGTCTGAGAGCTGCGGGGCACagcaggaagacgacgacgctgATGAGGTGTCGTGTCACAAGATGGACACCCGCCCATCAGCAGCCTGtcctcctgcgccgtcgtCACCCAGGTGGCTGCTGCGACTCATGGTAGCGTTGCGGACGCATCTGACAGGCCCGAATTTCCACACCCGTCTGCTAGCTGCCAGGGCTCTAGCGAACTACGCGACGCAAGAGGCGCGTTTACAGGGTCCCGAATGCCTGCTCCACGGTCTAGAAGCGGCTGTCGTGAGTGCGGCGAACGCCCGAGCGAACAGCAATACGAGCAACGGCCTCTTGCTTCTTGTCCTTGAGCTCCTTCAGCGTCCTGAGGTCTGTGACTGGCTGGAACAGGTTGCGTACAAGCCTGCGGTGGCCTGCCAGCACCTGGCCTCAACGCAAGACGCGGCCGCTCTGCTGTCGGATGGGGTCGGCACCGGCTTTGAGCGCAGCGCTGAAACCGTATTGCGATCAGCAGCTCGCTCCGGAATCTCCGGATTTGTGAGCCAGTTTTCGCGATGCATATTATATGTTTGTTCCGTGGCACCAGCCCCGGTGAACAGGCTTCTCGGACTTCAGGCCATGCAGACACTTGCAAAACACTTAGTAAGTATTCGGAGGTCGGGTGGCGAAGCCCGTCGTGCGGCCTGCGCTTCCGGACGACAAGCTCAGGGAGCCACGTGTGTGAACGACGCGGACAATCAGGTCGAGGGCTCCCTCTGTCGTGGAGGTGTGGAAGGTGACTGCTGCTCAACATCCAGCGAAGAGAACGATGACATCCTCGAGGCTACTAAAACCGTTGTCGCTTGCGCTTGCCGCCACCTGCCGTCATGCTTCTCTGAAGTTGCTAGGCACTTCAATCTCCCGTCTCTATCCAACTTATCGCTGGAGCTGTTGCTCTCGACAGACGAAAACCCGCCATGCTCTACCTCGGAAAACGCGTGCTCTCTCGGCAGCCGGCATCCGTGTGCACTCTGCCTAGTGGGAGGCATCCACTTGCCATGCTCGCCAGCGGGCGTGACTGACAGTAGCTCCCGCTCTCCCACAAGCCTTGGACCTCGACTCGGTCTGGCCGCCCCCCTGCATACAGTGGCGGTATGTGCGTTGATGGATGCGGTGATGCTGACTCCGGGGCCAGCGTCACCGGGTGCGAGACTCGCAGCCGTTGCTGCGCTTCTTCACCTCGTTCATGGCGTGCAGCTGCATCCGCAGGTGCTGGAGGAAGCGTTCAAGTGCTGCCGAAAACGGCTCAAGAAAGGTCGGGTCTTCGAGCCACCGCATTGTGCTACCGGGGGCAAGGCCTCAGTAGGTGCAGCGGCCGAGCTTCGGCTCGGCGTGCGGCTACTCTGGAAGACCGTTGCGTCGGCCCTCTGTAGTATTTCTGAAGCTCCAGAGCACATCGAAGACACAGGTTGCAGGGCACCAGCCAGCCAGGCCTACGTAGAAGAGGCGAAAAGGAAGGGCAGCAAGGGGGCAAGCACTGTATTAACAAACAGCGAGCATGCAGAAGAACACACATGCCCGTTCGCTCACAGCAAAGTCAAGACCGGCTTTTCATCAGTGCTACGGGCTGAGGCGCTAAGGTTGGTCGCCCACCTTGCCCAAATGCTGATCCACGACAGTCAAAACGGTGGAGGAAACGCTACACGTGCGGGCGCCGTTGGCAGTGAAGGGGGTGGCTTGGCTGCAGTGTCACCGCCAGCGGCGTGCGTCGCAAAGGCAGCTCGCGGGCTTGTCCGAACGTACCCTTGCAGCACGCCGGTCCGCAAGAGTTTCATGCTTTTCGGGGCTGCGTTCCTGACCTCGAACTGCCGCCGCAAGGGAAGTGACGAAGGACAGGAAGGTGAACTGGAGGCGGACAAGGAAACAACAGAGCTTGCACAGGCGTGGACCGCATGCTTGGCGGAGTGCAGTTGCCCGGAGGCAGAAGTGTCTCTTCGGCGAGCAGCAGTACAGGTGATCGGCTTTGCTACCCCTTCTCTGATGCGTTTCTGTCAAAGAGGGACTGACGTTTGTGCTGTAAGAGATGCCCCGGAGCACACCATAGGTTATCCGGCATCTTCCCGT TCACTCAGCTTGGTCGGCCTGCCCGTTCCCAGTCCGAGAGGGTCGCCGTTTTACTGCTGCGAGGACGCCGTGCAGGTTTGGAAAGCCATGATCACTCTTCTGCAG GATGGCGAACCTGTTGTTCGGGGAGAGGCTATTCGAGTATGCACGGACATGTGCAGCAGCCTGGCAAattccctcctcgccgtcccaGGAGAAAACGGGAGGCGGATCGCGCCAACGGCCGAAGCCTCGCGAGTCGTCCCTGTTCTGCAACTTGCACTGTGCAGTCAGACACCGACGAGAGGCGTCGACAGCTCAGTGCTTCTGCAGATTCTGCTAGACGTGGCGACAGAG CTGTTCCCTCCTCAAGTGGCTGCGGACCTGCTATGGGCCTACACGGAGGCAAGCGCGCCCGCGATTCGGGATTTCTGTGCCGAGAAGCTCTGCCTCCATCTGGCCCCTCGTAGCGGTACCGGCGCAGGGCCTGACCAGCAGCCTGGCCAGGACAACGTCGGTGGGAACCCCGACGTTCGCCCGCTGTTTGACGAAGAACAGGCAAATCTGTACACCGAGGATATTCTTCTTGGCCAAGCAGCTGCGAGGAACTTGCTCAGGCTTCTTGGCTCGCCCAGTGCGCTCGCGCACTGCTGCGACAGTGGCACGGTCAGAGGTTGCGAAGAGAACTCTGCAGTTACGTTCGGGCTCTCCCGCAGCGCGTGCGAAGCAGCCGGAGGAAAGGGAAGCGTGCTGTTCTTGCTGAGATGTCTCGCCAGGCGTGCCTCAGCTACGGAGACAGCAGGTCCTGCTGAGGGTGACCGTACACAGCGCAACGGGGAGAGCATCTCACGCCGCGTTGTGGAGCAAGCGTCCGGTAGCAGCTTCGGTGATGCGGACACTAGATTAAGAGATGCCATGTTCCTGTGGGACAAGGTGACGAAAGTTTCCGGGGAGGTGGAAGACGTCTGCATTTGCCTCGAGGAGGTGACCGTGGAGAGGCTTGTTTGG GGCGATGCAGCTGTCACGCTGGGAActggcgaggcgaggaggccccACCGCGCTGCGCAAGATCAACACGTTGAAGACGCTATGCAAACGACATACGATGCCAAACATGAAGCAACGACTCGAGTGCTTCACGCCTCACGGACTTCTCTGGTCGGTGAAAACGAATTCggttctccttctctcggCAACCCCCACTTTACTCAACATGCCCTGTTCCAGCCAGTGTATGGCGCTCTCCTGAAGGCAAGCATCCTGTTACTCCTTTTGTCTGACTCGTCCCTCAAGGGCatctcgcctgccgcgcagccCGCCAGTGCACACGAATCGCGTTTGCGAGACCTGCGGAACCTCTGCGAGTGGATCAGGTGTCTCCATGAGAAACTGGAGCAAACAGTCAAGGGGGGAAGCGCGGCCCACTGGGTTTTGCTGTCGATCACTCGACATCTTCTCGCTGCCGTAGGTGCAGGCCAGTGGGGACTGCCACGCCAATCCGCCGGCTATCATGCAAAGCCGGCTGGACCCGGGGACGAGGGAGATTCGGACGGCCAAAGAAGGATTGCTGAAGACAAAGAGTCAGCTCAGATACCCGTCTCCGACGCTGCTGAAGCTGCGCTGGATGAAGCTATCGATCCTCAGGCCAGGGAGGCGACCGCACGTCTAGTAAATGCGGTTTTGTTTATCCTGCCTGGTGGAGCGTACGGAGGGAGATAA